TATGCCGCCAGGAATTCAGTAAACGTGCAGAACGTTCCTGAACGCGATAAGGTAGAAGTAGAAAAACGCATCAAAACCTGGCTCGCCCGCCAGATCTGGCGCATGGAAGGATATTATGAAGTGAGTAATTCGGATGATACGGCGATTTCAAGAGCGATGCAGGAAATGAAGAAGTAAGTTGATAGAGTTGAAGTTGATAAGGTTGACAAGTTAACAGGTAAATAAATAACAAAAGCCCACGCTGGTTACCAGTGTGGGCTTTTGTATGGGGTTCAAAGTTTAAAATACAGGCCTGGTAGTTAACTCAAAACCTAATAACCTTAAACTTTCAACCTTCAACTTTGAACTTTTCACTCCCATGCGGATCAAGTAATTCTTTCTTCTCAATTCGATAAGAATAAATCAACCCGGCTCCGCCTCCCATGGCAACAAAAGCAAACCACAGAGCTGGACTGTCATAATCATGTAGTATGTATTGCGTAATCGAATAGGCTATTGCCAGGCCAGCGCCGGCGCCAAACAGCAGCAATCCCCATTTCAAATTGGCATAAGGCGCAGGCCGGTGTACCTTGTCTTTGGGGTTCATCCCCTTTTCCAACATCGCCAGGTTTTCGCGGCTTATTAAATACCTAACACCAAAGATCAGGATAAACAATCCTAAAATGGATAATATTAACCAGACGAATACCATTACATCTTTATTCATAGTTTTTATTTTTTAAGTTCTACACAACTATGACTACTGCTGCTGCCGGCCGGTTACAGTGCCCGTGCATTTTTTTCATAAATGAACACAACAAGTATCAAAACCGGACACAACGGTCCTATTCTCTCTAAATAAACAACTGATTATCAATTGAACTGAATTCCGGCACAAGGCGTGTCTTTATGGTGTAACCTGATTACCACTTACATCGTCATATTCATACTAATGCAAACCGGACCGGTTGATAATGAGATCATAAACAGAGTGCTGCAAGGCGAACAGGCACTGTATGCCCAATTGGTAAAACGATACACGCCATTCGTTTTTACTATTGTGCTGCGCTATACCGCCAACCGGGAAGACGCGGAAGAAATAGCCCAGGACATATTTGTAAAAGCTTATCGCAGCCTGGCCGATTTCAGGGGCGAGTCAAAATTCAGCACCTGGTTGTATACCATTGTCACCACCACCTGCATTACTTTTTTACGTAAGAAAAAAGTACCCGTTCATTCGCTGGACACCGAACAGATATTTGACCTGGCCGACAATCAGAATTCAACTTTCAAAGCCAACCAGGTTGAACAGAAATCGAAAGTGCAGGTACTGAATGAAGCGTTGCGATTATTGAGCATCGACGACGCCCGGATACTTGCCTTATTTTACCAGGCCGAACAAAGCCTGGAAGAAATTGGCCGCATTCTGGGTGTTGAACCCAATACCGCTAAGGTAAAACTGCACCGGGCCCGGCAACGGTTGAAGGAAAAGATGGAGACACATTTTGCGGAAGTGGTTGAGGAGTTGAGGGGGTGAGGGGTTGATCAGGTGATAGGTTAACAAGTTGATAGCGTTGATAGAGTTGACAGAGTTGATAAAGGCGGATACACAATGTTGAATATTGAATGCCCAATATTGAATGTTGAAGTGAAGAAAACGGGTTAAAGCCTAAAGGTTAAAGGCCAAAGCCAAAACCGGAATTGTATTTGCTTTCAGCTTTTACCTTTCAGCTTTATGCCAGTATTTGCTTGCAGCTTGTGCAGCTTGCAGCTTGCGGCTTGCAGCTGTTCTCCTACTACCTTTGATCGCCGAAGCTTTAGTGTAGGAGATCTACTGCCGTTTGCCCTTTGCCCGGCATTTTATAACTTTAAACACATTAAAATGAACAAGCCAGTAGATATAGAAGATCGTTTGTGGGAATATCTCGATGGTGCAGGCAGCGGGGACGAGCGCTTGTTTATTGAACAATTGATTGCATCCAATGCGGAATGGAAAGCCAAATACCAGGAACTGCTGGAACTGCAGGACCTGCTGAGCCATCGCCTGGAACTGGATGAACCCTCCATGCGGTTCACTCAGAATATTATGGAAGCCATCAGCAAATATCATATTGCTCCTGCTGCCAAATCATACATCAATAAACGGATCGTTTGGGGTATTGCCGGCTTTTTCATTTGCACGATCCTCGGCTTTCTGATAGCAGCTTTAGCGCAAATCCATTGGACTGCCGGAAGCACCACCGATAGTTCATTTATCAATAACATCAACCTCGATAAAGTTGAGGCCAGCGGCATCTTCAATAAAACCTACACCACTATTTTTATGATGATAAATGTGGTATTGGGATTGGCTGCATTGGATATGTATTTAAGAAGGAAGAAGGCAGTGGGCAGTAAGCAGTAGGAAAACCTATACCTCTTGCGGCGTTGCTTCCTGCCGAGGCCCGTCTACAAATGAATTATCAAACCCGGTTGGCGCTGTTTTGTTTCGTTCTATCCAACGTAAAATTATGAGTATAAGAAGCGGAACACAATTGAATAATACTACCAATCCTTCTTCCTGGCCCCCAATGCTAAAATTAAAATTTGCAGTAAGCGTTTCGAACCTTATCGCCAACGTATGACCGTTTATCCCAAGCGCAAAGTACGGACCATAATAATATATAAACGTAAACCCGGGCGGAATGGTAAGCTGCAAAAGCTGCGCACATAAATTCAACTTCGATAAGGTGTAAAATTTTAACTCCTTCCCTTTTATGAAGTAAAAGATACCCGCCATTATTGAAACCAAACTTAGCGCTATCATAGGAATAACAGCAAAGATCACCCCACCCGATATTTCTGGTTGCGCAGAAAGAATGGTAACCATAAGAATCAACAATACAATTGCACCAAGCAATTGATAGATGGCGATACCCATAAGCCATCCTTTTCTTTTATTAAGTACAAATCGTTTAAATCGTTTCATAAGAAAAGCGCCCTTTTGGTTGGGCGTTTTAAAATACATTTTAATTCCAGCATATGAAAGCAAAAAAGGATCAACTGTAATTACAGATGACCCTTCTTATATGAGTAATTTTCTTTATTAATCCAATTAACGTGTTAACTTGTCAAACCGTCAACTAATCATTAAACTTCTTCTTCAACTCCGCCAGCTTGGCCTGGAACGGATTCAGCGGCTCCTGTTTTTTAGGTTGTGCCTTGCCGCCACCGGCAGCTGGTTTGCGATCACCACCGCCACCGCTGCGTCTTTCACCGCCACCACCTTTCTGCTGATCTTTCATGGTAAGTGAAATACGCTTGCGCGGCACATCCACCTCAGAAACGGTAACCATTACTTTCTGGTTCAGTTTCACCACTTCATTAGGATCAGAAACGTAGGTATTGCTCAATTGAGAAATATGCACCAGGCCATCCTGTTTAACACCAATGTCAACAAACACACCAAAGTTGGTGATGTTGGTAACAATGCCCGGCACCGTCATACCAGGTTTTACATCTTCAATGGCTTTAATGGTTTCATCAAAGCGGAACTCCTCGATCTGTGCCCGTGGGTCACGACCAGGTTTTTCCAACTCTTTTAATATATCATCGATGGTGTATTCACCAATGCTTTCTGTGATGTATTGTTTCTTGTTTACCTTTTTGCGCAGCTCGCTTTTTTTAATCAGGTCTTCCAGTGAAGCCTGCAGATCTTTCGCCATACTTTCCACCACGTGATAGCTCTCGGGGTGTACAGATGAGTTATCCAGCGGGTTTTCGGCGCCAGGAATACGCAAGAAACCGGCACACTGCTCAAATGATTTGGGTCCCATCATTGGCACTTTCTTCAATTCTTCACGGGTTTTGAAAGGCCCGTTCTTGGCGCGGTATTCAACAATATTTTTAGCCAGGGTATTGCTTAAACCCGATACATAAACCAGCAGGTGTTTGGATGCGGTGTTCACATCAACCCCCACAAAGTTTACCGCACTCTCTACTACTCTGTCCAGCGCTTCTTTGAGGCGGGTTTGGTTTACATCGTGTTGGTACTGGCCTACCCCAATTGATTTGGGATCGATCTTTACCAGCTCACTCAGCGGATCGAGCAAACGGCGGCCAATACTAACCGCACCACGTACGGTTACATCCTGATCGGGAAACTCTTCACGGGCAACTTCTGATGCAGAATAAATAGACGCGCCGCTTTCATTTACCTGGAACACGCTTACCGGTTTTCCAAAGTCGATGCTGCGAACCAGTTGTTCAGTTTCCCGGCCGGCGGTACCATTACCAATACCGATGGCGTCAATTTCATATTTATCAACCAGGAATTTTAATTCAGATACACTACCCTGCCAGTCGTTCTGTGGCGGGTGTGGGTAGATGGCGGTATTGTACACCAGGTTACCCTGTGCGTCCAGACAAACAAGTTTGCAACCGGTACGGAAACCAGGGTCAAGCGCCAGCACTTTTTTGGAACCCAATGGCGAAGCCAGCAATAACTGACGCAGGTTCTCGGCAAATACATTAATAGCTTCTTCGTCGGCCTTATTCTTGCTCGCCAGGCGGAACTCATTCTCGATAGAAGGTTTCAGCAAACGGTCGAACGAATCGTCGATCGCTTTCTTTACTTCAGCGGCAAACGGGCTGCTGTTTTTTACAAATGTTCTGTTGAGGTCGTCAACAGCCGCTTGTTTGTCTATGTTAATGTCCATAACCAGGTAGCCTTCTTTCTCGGCCCGGCGAATGGCCAGGATGCGGTGAGAAGGACTATCGGCCAGGTTCTCGTTGAACTCAAAGTAATCACGGTATTTCTGGGCTTCTTCTTCCTCTTTTTTGCTGGTGAGTACTTTTGAAGAAAGCTTGGCAGTTTCGGTAAACTCCTGGCGCACTTTATTACGCGCCTGCTCGTTTTCACTCACCCACTCTGCAATGATATCGCGGGCGCCCTGCATAGCTTCCTTAATATCTTTTACCTGCTCGTTGATGAATTTGGCAGCCACTTCATCCATATTTTCAGCGCCCTGTTCAAATACCAGTTTCGCCAAAGGTTCCAGTCCTTTTTCGATAGCCTGGGTAGCCCTGGTTTTACGTTTGGGTTTGTAAGGCAGATAAATATCTTCCAGCTCGGTAGCATCGTAACAATTTTCAATACGATCTTTTAACTCGGGCGTTAATTTGCCCAGGCCTTCGATCGTTTTCACCACTGTTTCTTTGCGTTTATCCAGTTCAGAAAAATAAGCGATCTGTTCAACCACCTGTCCAATGCCCACCTCGTCCATGTTATTGGTCGCTTCCTTACGGTAACGGGCCATAAAAGGAATGGTTGCGCCTTCGCTTTGCAAGTCATGAATATTCGTGACCTGCTTAATGCTGAATGATAATTTTTCAGCGATCTTCTGAATGTACTTTACTTCCATCTATTGAGAATTTGCAGTTTTTTAATGTCTTACCGGCTCAACCCAAAAAAATCGGTATAAGGGGTCGCAAATGTAAGGCATGATAACAAAGAAAAAACTTGTTTTTACTAACAACATTTTTTCTTAAAAAACGTACCAGATTTTTATTAGAACGCCCAAATTTATGATTTATAAAAACATTGTTCATAAGTAAAAAAAACCTAATTTTAAGCACCTCCCTGGCACTCCCACTTTTCAATGGTGCTTCCAAACTGCTCACTTTATGGCGACTTTACAGCGACATTATAGTGACCTTATAGCGATATAGCTCCTCTATGCTTCCTCAATGGCACCTCTATGCCTCCTCTGTACCTGAACACCACATCCAATGGTCAGTTAATTTACCGCCCTTTGCACCAACAATGGGGCTTTGCACCACTTTCCGCCGCCGGGGTAGCAATGAGGTACCAATAAGGTTCCATTAAGGAATCAAAGAGAAGTTTGCAGGGCTTTGGCCAAAAAATCATTCACCATACCAGCCGCAGTCATTACCAGCATATGTCCATGTTTGGGGATAGTTTGTGTAGGATGGGTAAACCGAACGGGTAATATTTCATCTTTTGTGCCATGAATATGCCATACCCGTTGTGGAACAACTTCGTTTTGCCAGTTCATAATGGCATCAACACTCCAGCGAATTAAACCGGCATCACTTTCATTAATGATCTCCCACAATAATTTTTTATCGGCATTCTTTTCCCGGGTGAAGAACCGTTTGGTAGCGGCTGATGATTTTAATAACGACACCGGCACTAATTTGTGCAATCCCATTTTACCTGCCATGCGAAAATAACCTGGTAATTCTTTCGATACAGGTACACTTGAAATAAGTATGGTAACAGCAGGTTTGTACACTTTTGCAATTTCGGTAGCCAGCATGCCGCCAAAAGACAGCCCTACCAGCGCGAAGGATTCGCTTGTATCGATCTTTGAAGCCAGTCGTAACGCATAGGATGGCAGCGTATCGTCTTTTTCGGGTGAGATCCAATCTAAAAAAACAGCCTCACATCCTGTTGGCAATTGAATATATTTAAACACCCGTTTATCGGCCGCCAGCCCACTGATAAAGTACACTTTCATTGCAGGAATCTCCTATGCGAATTTAGCCATTACTAGCAGTTTAAAAGTTGACAGGTCGAAAAGTTAACAAGTTAATAAATACCCAACAGGCAGCCGTTTACGCTTAAACTTGTTAATTCGTCAAGAAGTTAACTCGTCAACTAAAATCATACCTTTGAGCGCATAAACTACATGTAATGGATATTAAAAGTAATATTCTCGAAACGATTGGGAATACGCCACTTATCAAGCTCAACAAGATCACCAGACAATTTCCGGCCACTGTTGTTGCCAAAGTAGATTATTTTAATCCCGGCAACTCTATCAAAGACCGCATGGCGGTTAAAATGATTGAGGTGGCCGAAAAGGAAGGAAAATTAAAACCCGGTGGAACCATTATTGAATGTACCAGCGGTAATACCGGCATGGGTCTGGCACTGGCGGCCTGTGTAAAAGGATACAAATGTATTTTCACCACTACCGATAAGCAATCAAAAGAAAAAGTAGACATCTTAAAAGCAGTAGGCGCTGAAGTAATTGTTTGTCCTACCAACGTAGAACCAGATGATCCACGCAGTTACTATTCTGTAGCCCGCCGCCTGGCTAAAGAAATTCCCAATTCCTTTCATTGTAATCAATACGATAACCTGGCCAGTCGCCTGGCCCATTATGAGACCACGGGCCCTGAAATCTGGAAACAGACAGATGGTAAAATAACCCACCTGGTATGTACGGCCGGCACCGGTGGTACCGTAACAGGCACGGCCATGTACCTGAAAGAAAAAAATCCCAATATAAAGATCTGGGCCATCGATGTATACGGCTCCCTGCTCACCAAATATTTTCGCACAGGCAAAGTGGATATGAAAGAAGTGCACCCCTACATTTCAGAAGGTTTTGGAGAAGATTTTGTGCCCGAGAATTACGACATGAGCGTTATTGACCATTTTGAACAGGTTACCGACCGCGACGGCGCTATTATGGCCCGCCGCCTGGCTAAAGACGAGGGTCTGTTTTGTGGTTACAGCGCCGGCAGTTGTTTGCAGGGATTGATGCAAATAGCCGCCAATGAACCATTGAAAAAAGATGACCTGGTGGTTTGTATCTTCCACGACCATGGCAGCCGCTATGTTGCCAAAATTTATAACGACCAATGGATGATGGAACGCGGCTTTATGGACGTTAAAACCTTCAAGGATATTATTAATGGTCGCACGGGCAAACAAAAACTCGTTACTATTGAACCCAATCGTACCGTGGCCCAGGCAGTTGAACTGATGCGTAAATATGATATCGAACACATTCCGGTGATAAATGGCAGCGGCCCCGTTGGCGCCATCAGTGAAAGCGGGTTGTTCCAGAAAATATTTTCCAACCCCGATATTAAGAACGCCACTATTGAAACCGTAATGGAACCCGCCTACCCCATTGTTGATCTTAATACGCCGATTGAAAAGCTGCGCACGCTTATTAATAAAGACAATGGAGCGGTGCTGAGTAAAGATGAATTAGGAAATTATCATATAGTTACTAAATACGATGTGATATTGGCGTTAGGAAGTTAATGCAATGTGATAATTTGATAATTGAGAAATCCACATACAACACAAAAACTCAAAATGCTCTGCATTTTGAGTTTTTGCATTATCACATTATCGAATTATCACATTAGCTAATTAAAAAAACAAAGCGCCCCGCATTTAGCAGAGCGCTCTTGTGAAATCTTGTTCAGGTACTTTGGACGGTTTTACTAAGGACTGGTTTGCTGATAGAGATTTCTGGTTTTCACGATATTGGATACGGGGTACGGATCAAAAACCAAAAAAACTATAATAAATAAAGTAAAGGGTTTAGGGTTCAGGGGCCTTTTCTATGGTCTCAGGAGTAAGGTCGTTCGTGTAAATCCGGTACAGAACTTTTAAAGGGTATGTCAACATCGTGTTGACAATACAAAGATGTTGTTATTTTTGCGATGGTTGAACTCTATTCGATCAATGGCTACCGTTGCTCGTTTAATGTGTGGAAAAGTCAGATTAAGCACGTTCAATGCCGTGAAACACTTACTGGAAGCGCATTTCAGGCATATGGTTTTATAAAATATTTGATCTGGATCAATGATAAGTAAACTGTACGATATACTCTTTCGTAACACTACCATACACCTAAAGAAATACTACGCATAACAGTGCTGGATAGCTACGATTTTTGCAGTAAATACCGAACAATTTTAATCGAGTCTTTTTGCTCTTGTTAACATTTGTATCTGCATTACCTTTGTAACAGAAGTTGATTGATTACAAATCAATCTATTCCAATATCCAGGAGAAATCATCCGTATCCAATATCCAATAAAAGATCAAGAAAAATCCGGTATCAGTCAACTTCACTTTTTAATAATCCGATATCATTCATAAAAAGCCATTATCCAGATCCAATGTCCGTGACAAAACGAATATCCCTGTGAAAACCACCAGATATCCTGATGAATAACCAAGTAATTTAAAATCCAACGTCCAAAAGACCGAGGTAGTTCCAATTCCTGTGTGTTAAAAACCGTCTGCTTAACTCCAATAACCCCTCCTGCTAAAACCGTAAACGCTTTTAGCAGGAGGAGCAGCGGTCCTTCTACGCTAAACACCGAACACTTAAGGCATAACGCTTCTTCCCTTTCTTCAGCCTTCTTCCCCAATAGTTTATCATTCTAATATTTCCGGTCAAAATCCTCCCATGCGCGATTGTCGCTTTCTGTACCTTTGCTCCTTTCCAAACATCCCAGTTCATCCCATTAATCTCATAAATCCCAAGTTCAGATGAGTGTATATATTGATCAGATGGGCCGGCCGGTGGAGTTACCTGCTTCACCCCGAAGGATTGTATCGCTGGTTCCTTCCATTACTGAATTACTATATACTTTACAGCTCGATGACCAGGTGGCCGGCATCACCAAATTCTGCATACATCCCAATAACTGGTTCCGGGAAAAAACCCGCGTAGGTGGCACCAAGGCCGTCAAGACCGATGTGATTCATGAATTACAACCCGATTTAATTATAGCCAATAAAGAAGAGAACGTAAAGGAACAGATTGAAGAACTGGCCGAACACTATCCTGTATGGGTAACTGATGTGAACAACCTGGCCGATGCCATGGAAATGATAGAGCAAATAGGCGCCATCACCAGCACCCAGCCACAGGCCAACCGGTTAATCAGTCAGATCAATGCTGCCTTTTCCGACCTGCAACATAAAAACCAACCATTAAAAGCAGGGTACCTCATCTGGCGCAACCCCTACATGACCATTGGTAAAGACACCTTTATTCACGATATGCTTGCCCGGTGCGGGTTTAAAAACATTTTTGAAAACACCACCCGCTACCCCGCCATCGAAACCTGGCAACTGGCCCAATGCGATCTGTTATTACTTTCTTCAGAGCCCTACCCTTTTCAGCAAAAACACATCGACGAACTGCAGGCTGAATTACCCAATACCCGCATTATTTTAGTTGATGGGGAAATGTTCAGCTGGTACGGCAGCCGCTTGTTACACGCGCCCGCCTACTTTACCAACTTATTACGGCAGTTATAGTAACTTTGGTAGATATGAATTCGATGATTGACAATATTGATACAAACGAGCCGAATAAGCCATCCCGCAAAAAACCAATGTTCCCGGTGCATGACCGCTTGCGTGGATATTTGAAAAATCATGGCCGTGAAGTAAAGCTGCCTGTATCATACAACGATCTGCTTCGCATTACGTATTCCCTTCCGTTAAAAGATAAAAAAGGCAACGATACCTATTGGGAAACGGTGGTGTACGATATGCGCGACTGGGAGTATATTCGCAACGGCCTGGTGCAGATGTATGCCATCCTGAAAACAGAAGGCGATCTTACGTTTACCAGTCACCTCGATGTAGCGCGGATTGACTATTGCAGTTTTGGTAATTCCAACCCCTTTCGCATCCGCATTGTAAACAAGTACAACGATAACTACGATCACTACTATATTAAAATAGCCGATGCCTCGCGTATTTACGGGCTGGAGCTGGAACATACGCTGTCCCCCAACCGCATCACCTACCTCACCAATCAAAACACGTTGGTGGAGGAACATATTCCCGGTATTCCCGGCGATGTGTTTATTGCCCAGCATCTCAACGACCCGCATACCAACAAGATCAGGCTGGCGAAGGAGTTTGTAAAATTCAATGAGCGGTGTTTTGTACGCCTGTTGGGCGATATGCGTTCGTACAATTTTGTGGTTGATATTACCCCCGATATCGAAGACTATCAATACCGCATCAGAGCTATCGACTTCGACCAGCAATCGTACGAGGGCCGTAAGAATTTATACATGCCCCAATTCTTTAAAGAAAATTACACGCTGGTTGATCTGTGCGCCAAGTTCCTTAATAAAGAAAGTATTCATCAGTATCAAACTGAAGAGCGCACCATGATGGCCTTTCGCGTAGCTTCTTCGCGATTCCGGCTAATGGAACTCCTGAACATTATGTCAAAGGACCATATCTCGGTTTCCGAAAAACTGCACCAGCTGCGTACCGAGCTGGGCGATTATTTTAACAATCCGCAATTCTATAAATGTTCATCCATGGGGCAACTGGTAAAACGCCAGTTAAAACAAACCCTGCAGAAGAATTTAAAACTGATCCAGAAGAACCTGGGTAAGATCGAAGACTAATACAGCTGTAAGCCGAAAGCTGAAAGCAACACACTTCTGCGCGGCAACCCTGAACTCCGAACTTGAAACCTGGAACTTGAAACCTGAAACATGTTTTATAATATAACCGGTTATTCAACCGCCTTATTTTCTACCTGGTATTTTATTGATGAGCTCCGGCTGTTGTTCGATGCGGGCGATGGGCTTATGGCCAACCTGTTGCAGAAGAGCAGGAAAATAGAACACGTGTTTATTTCCCATGCCGACCGCGATCATGTTACCGGTTTGCTGCAGTTCAATCAACTGAATTCACGGCCGGGTTTTCCTGTTATTTATTATCCCAAAGACAGCGGCTCTTTCCCCGCGCTGAGTGATTTTTCAGTAAAATTCGATCCGCATGTAACTGGCACCGTATGGACGCCCATTTCGCCAGAAAACGATGTACCCATAAGGAAAGATATGTTCGTGAGGAGTATACCCAACACCCATGCGGCACAAAAAGGCGGCATCAGAAGTCTGAGCTTTAAGGTCATTCAAACCAAAATGAAATTAAACCCTGAGCTCGTAAAGTTGCCTGCAGCGGATATAAAACGAATTATTGAACAAAAGGGTAAAGCAAGAACGCACACCGAAGTTCAGACCAATTTAATCAGCTACTCCGGCGATACGCCGGTTGAAGACCTTGGCCGTTGGGAAAATTCGCAAATCCTCATTCACGAAGCCACCTTCCTGCGCGATGATGATGAGGAAAAGGAGCTGGGCGGCCACTCCGCCAAACACAGTTACCTGGAAGAGGTGATGGAAATGGTAAGCGGGTCAAACATTGAGCAACTCATCCTGGGCCATTTTAGCAGCCGGTACAGCGCCGAACAAATTGACAGCCGCATTATGGAATTATGTGAAAAATATGCAATCAACATTCCGGTGTTCAGGGTATTGCCCGGTGAGGTGGGTCATAACATCCTGCATGGCCAACCCGCGAATGCGAAGTAACACATACATCATGTAACAAATACGCCAACATTCATTGCTAATTAACTATCTTCGCGTTGCATTAAAAAAAGCCTTAATCCATTAAATATTTTCAAACGCTTTTGATATTCAATTAAATAACAACACGCTTTAACACTGTAAACGATGAAGAAATACAAACCAGGAGTACTCTTTGGTGAAGAACTCGAAGCTTTGTATAAGGATGCCAAAGAGAACCAATTTGCCTTACCAGCAGTTAATACAATTGGCACTAATACGATCAACGCTACGCTTGAGACAGCCGCAAAGGTAAATTCCCCTGTAATTATTCAATTCTCCAATGGCGGTGCCCAGTTCATTGCCGGTAAAGGTATGCCCAACGAAGAGCTGCAGGGCAATATCTCCGGCGGTATTTCCGGTGCATTGCATATACATAATGTTGCCAAATATTACGGTGTACCGGTTGTGCTGCACACCGACCATGCTGCTAAAAAATGGTTACCGTGGATCAGCGGTCTTATCGATGCCGGTGAACAATATTTCAAAGAGAAAAAACAACCTCTGTTCAGTTCTCACATGCTCGATCTGAGCGAAGAGCCTATCGAAGAGAACATCCATACTTCAGTTGAATTTTACAAACGCATGGCGCCCCTGGGCATGGGTATTGAAATTGAGCTGGGTGTTACCGGTGGTGAAGAAGACGGCGTTGATAACAGCGGTGTTGAAAATGATAAATTATATACCCAGCCTCAGCACGTAGCGTATGCGTATGAGCAATTGGGCAAAGTAGGACGTATGTTTACCGTAGCTGCTGCTTTTGGTAATGTGCACGGGGTGTACAGTCCGGGTAATGTTGAATTGCGTCCTGAGATCCTAAAGAACAGCCAGGATTATATTCAGAAAACCTACAAAACCGGCGAAAAGCCCGTATACTTTGTATTCCACGGCGGTAGCGGTTCTCCCCAACACCAGATCCGCGAAGCCATCAGTTACGGCGCTATCAAAATGAACATCGATACCGATCTGCAATGGGCTTTCTGGGAAGGTATCCTGAAGTACTACAAAAAGAGCGAAGGTTATCTGCAAGACCAGCTGGGCAACCCCGAAGGCGCAGATAAAC
The Niastella koreensis GR20-10 genome window above contains:
- a CDS encoding RNA polymerase sigma factor — encoded protein: MQTGPVDNEIINRVLQGEQALYAQLVKRYTPFVFTIVLRYTANREDAEEIAQDIFVKAYRSLADFRGESKFSTWLYTIVTTTCITFLRKKKVPVHSLDTEQIFDLADNQNSTFKANQVEQKSKVQVLNEALRLLSIDDARILALFYQAEQSLEEIGRILGVEPNTAKVKLHRARQRLKEKMETHFAEVVEELRG
- a CDS encoding Tex family protein, giving the protein MEVKYIQKIAEKLSFSIKQVTNIHDLQSEGATIPFMARYRKEATNNMDEVGIGQVVEQIAYFSELDKRKETVVKTIEGLGKLTPELKDRIENCYDATELEDIYLPYKPKRKTRATQAIEKGLEPLAKLVFEQGAENMDEVAAKFINEQVKDIKEAMQGARDIIAEWVSENEQARNKVRQEFTETAKLSSKVLTSKKEEEEAQKYRDYFEFNENLADSPSHRILAIRRAEKEGYLVMDINIDKQAAVDDLNRTFVKNSSPFAAEVKKAIDDSFDRLLKPSIENEFRLASKNKADEEAINVFAENLRQLLLASPLGSKKVLALDPGFRTGCKLVCLDAQGNLVYNTAIYPHPPQNDWQGSVSELKFLVDKYEIDAIGIGNGTAGRETEQLVRSIDFGKPVSVFQVNESGASIYSASEVAREEFPDQDVTVRGAVSIGRRLLDPLSELVKIDPKSIGVGQYQHDVNQTRLKEALDRVVESAVNFVGVDVNTASKHLLVYVSGLSNTLAKNIVEYRAKNGPFKTREELKKVPMMGPKSFEQCAGFLRIPGAENPLDNSSVHPESYHVVESMAKDLQASLEDLIKKSELRKKVNKKQYITESIGEYTIDDILKELEKPGRDPRAQIEEFRFDETIKAIEDVKPGMTVPGIVTNITNFGVFVDIGVKQDGLVHISQLSNTYVSDPNEVVKLNQKVMVTVSEVDVPRKRISLTMKDQQKGGGGERRSGGGGDRKPAAGGGKAQPKKQEPLNPFQAKLAELKKKFND
- a CDS encoding pyridoxal-phosphate dependent enzyme produces the protein MDIKSNILETIGNTPLIKLNKITRQFPATVVAKVDYFNPGNSIKDRMAVKMIEVAEKEGKLKPGGTIIECTSGNTGMGLALAACVKGYKCIFTTTDKQSKEKVDILKAVGAEVIVCPTNVEPDDPRSYYSVARRLAKEIPNSFHCNQYDNLASRLAHYETTGPEIWKQTDGKITHLVCTAGTGGTVTGTAMYLKEKNPNIKIWAIDVYGSLLTKYFRTGKVDMKEVHPYISEGFGEDFVPENYDMSVIDHFEQVTDRDGAIMARRLAKDEGLFCGYSAGSCLQGLMQIAANEPLKKDDLVVCIFHDHGSRYVAKIYNDQWMMERGFMDVKTFKDIINGRTGKQKLVTIEPNRTVAQAVELMRKYDIEHIPVINGSGPVGAISESGLFQKIFSNPDIKNATIETVMEPAYPIVDLNTPIEKLRTLINKDNGAVLSKDELGNYHIVTKYDVILALGS
- a CDS encoding MBL fold metallo-hydrolase, whose amino-acid sequence is MFYNITGYSTALFSTWYFIDELRLLFDAGDGLMANLLQKSRKIEHVFISHADRDHVTGLLQFNQLNSRPGFPVIYYPKDSGSFPALSDFSVKFDPHVTGTVWTPISPENDVPIRKDMFVRSIPNTHAAQKGGIRSLSFKVIQTKMKLNPELVKLPAADIKRIIEQKGKARTHTEVQTNLISYSGDTPVEDLGRWENSQILIHEATFLRDDDEEKELGGHSAKHSYLEEVMEMVSGSNIEQLILGHFSSRYSAEQIDSRIMELCEKYAINIPVFRVLPGEVGHNILHGQPANAK
- a CDS encoding ABC transporter substrate-binding protein; translated protein: MSVYIDQMGRPVELPASPRRIVSLVPSITELLYTLQLDDQVAGITKFCIHPNNWFREKTRVGGTKAVKTDVIHELQPDLIIANKEENVKEQIEELAEHYPVWVTDVNNLADAMEMIEQIGAITSTQPQANRLISQINAAFSDLQHKNQPLKAGYLIWRNPYMTIGKDTFIHDMLARCGFKNIFENTTRYPAIETWQLAQCDLLLLSSEPYPFQQKHIDELQAELPNTRIILVDGEMFSWYGSRLLHAPAYFTNLLRQL
- a CDS encoding alpha/beta fold hydrolase, which encodes MKVYFISGLAADKRVFKYIQLPTGCEAVFLDWISPEKDDTLPSYALRLASKIDTSESFALVGLSFGGMLATEIAKVYKPAVTILISSVPVSKELPGYFRMAGKMGLHKLVPVSLLKSSAATKRFFTREKNADKKLLWEIINESDAGLIRWSVDAIMNWQNEVVPQRVWHIHGTKDEILPVRFTHPTQTIPKHGHMLVMTAAGMVNDFLAKALQTSL
- a CDS encoding DUF6249 domain-containing protein, with amino-acid sequence MNKDVMVFVWLILSILGLFILIFGVRYLISRENLAMLEKGMNPKDKVHRPAPYANLKWGLLLFGAGAGLAIAYSITQYILHDYDSPALWFAFVAMGGGAGLIYSYRIEKKELLDPHGSEKFKVEG